ATTTGTCTCCCAACTCGCTTTTGTTGATGGGTCAGCAAGATACCATCGACCGCTTCGCCGATTTAATGCGCGAATGGTTGCCGCAACGGCTTTTTTTGCGAAAAAACGACAGCCGCTGGCCCCCCATGCACACGCCCATTACCTGGCAGCGGAATATCCCCAACCGTTCGGCCGTGATGATGCAAACGTTGCCCGGCGGCTTCCGCGGCCCCACGCCGGCCGTACTGTCGCTGGTAACCGGAAAGCTCAGCTACAACGATTACAACGCCCGCGAAATGTTGGCCCGCTGGGTCGATCATCCCCAACGGCTGTGGGATGCCATCACCGAAACGCTGTCGATGGGCATCGACACCATCGTGCACGTCGGACCGGAGCCGAATTTGGTCCCCGCCACCTTCAAGCGGCTGGCCGACAACGTGGAAACGCAATTAGGGGCCAAATCGTGGGAAAGCGTCGGCTTGCGGGCCGTCTCGCGCGCCGTGCGCCGCCCCTGGCTGGCCAAAATTTTGCCCACCCGCAGCTCACTGTTGCGAGCCCCCTTCGTGCGGCAAGTGAATTTGGAAGACTGGCTGCTGGAGCAAGAAGCGCAGTGACGGCCGAGCAGCGAAGGGCCACAGATGGACACAGATGAATCAGATGAGAGCAGACGAAGCAGTGGTCGGATATAATTTCGATTACACAGTCAATGGTTAACTGGTGATCCGAACACTTTTATCTGTGTTCATCCGTGTTCATCCGTGGCGATTCTGCATCTATTGATGGTTGCTGCGTTCATCTGTGGCTACTGCGGCGTCGGATAACGGTAACTCATAGCAGGCTGCTTCTTGGGCATTGCGGACCAAGAGCAGATTGCCCGCCAGCGCCGGATTATTCCAGGTTTTCCCCTCCACGGCTTGGAACTTGGTCAGCTCGTGGAAAGCGTCGGGTTTCAATTCCACCAGCGCCACTTCGCCCGTTTCGCCGCTGACCAAAAGCAGGTCGCCCGCACGTAATAGTTGGCCGTGGCCGTAATCGGCGCCGGCCCACGCACGCTGGCCGGTCGCCAGATCGACGCATTGTAAAACGCCGTCGGAAAGGCCGTACACAAAGCCATCTTTCACAATCACGTTGTCCAGCTTCGTTTGCAACACGCGATGGTTGTGCCACAAGCGTTTGACGGCCCAGGCCGAGGCGGAAGGCTGGTCGCCGCCGTTTGCTGCCGTGTCATTGCCGGTTTCCGCATTGCCGCCGCTGGGCTTTACTTCGAACACCGCGCCGCCCCCCATCGAATAACCCTTGGAAACGAAAAACTTGTCGTCCGCTATTTGCACCGTTTGTGAAGCGCTGGCCGTGCTGTTGCTGCTGCCATCCCAAGGCGCGGTCCACAACACTTCGCCGGTGGCTGGATCGTGCCCGGTGATGTTGTCCTCGTTCACAATCACAATCTGCCGCACGCCGCCGTAGGTGGCCAGACTGGGCGAGCTGTAACTTACCTGCCGCTGCCCGCCCCGCCACACAATTTCCCCCGTGAGCAGGTCGTACGCCACAAGAGATACTTTCGGCCCGGCCGGTGGGCCGCCCCCGGGCACGACAACCAGGTGGTCGACAATCAGCGGCGATGCCGATCGGCCCCACCACACGCCGGCGCGATCAGCCTCGTACGTCGTCCCCACGTCGGCCAACACATCGCGAATCCAAATCGGTCGCCCCGTGGCGGCGTCTAAGCAGCGCAGCACCCCGGTGCCTCCCAGGGCATACACGCGGCCATCGTGAACCGTCGGCGTGGAGCCGGGGCCATCGCCCCCAATATCGTTATGCTGCCGGGCTGCAATGGCATGATGCCACAGCAACTGGCCGGTTTTCAAATCGTAACAAGTGACCAGCTCCTGCTCGCCACGCTGCTCCAGCGTGAAGGCCGCCTGGCCGACAACGGCAAAGCCCGAGTAACCGGCGCCAATCGGTCGCCGCCACAACAGCTTG
Above is a genomic segment from Pirellulales bacterium containing:
- a CDS encoding PQQ-binding-like beta-propeller repeat protein produces the protein MTPDSSSQIAAPQVISTARRWPLWPAWAIFGVGAGAIAYFQIVGLADNGTSNAFTMLAILLVFVLLGLWTAFFSPFSRATRWRCIAGATAAIALLLAAVRLDGFSGNLVPRFTWRWNPKADVVLAEHPLDEAAGTADIHPTAHDYPGFLGSNRDAFVPDVHLATDWNAQPPKLLWRRPIGAGYSGFAVVGQAAFTLEQRGEQELVTCYDLKTGQLLWHHAIAARQHNDIGGDGPGSTPTVHDGRVYALGGTGVLRCLDAATGRPIWIRDVLADVGTTYEADRAGVWWGRSASPLIVDHLVVVPGGGPPAGPKVSLVAYDLLTGEIVWRGGQRQVSYSSPSLATYGGVRQIVIVNEDNITGHDPATGEVLWTAPWDGSSNSTASASQTVQIADDKFFVSKGYSMGGGAVFEVKPSGGNAETGNDTAANGGDQPSASAWAVKRLWHNHRVLQTKLDNVIVKDGFVYGLSDGVLQCVDLATGQRAWAGADYGHGQLLRAGDLLLVSGETGEVALVELKPDAFHELTKFQAVEGKTWNNPALAGNLLLVRNAQEAACYELPLSDAAVATDERSNHQ